Proteins encoded in a region of the Chryseobacterium piperi genome:
- a CDS encoding M16 family metallopeptidase: protein MIDTEKRYKETIHTDKNNYEYITITHDENKVRMYTLNNGLKVFLAQNFDAPRIQTFIPVRTGSNNDPSDNTGLAHYLEHMMFKGTSKIGTTDWNKEKVLLDQISELYEEHKAEQDPEKKKEIYKKIDEVSQEASQYAIANEYDKVISSLGASGTNAHTWFDETVYKNNIPNNEIEKWLRTEKERFSEIVLRLFHTELESVYEEFNRAQDNDSRLVNYELMDALFPTHPNGQQTTLGKPEHLKNPSMKAIHKYFDEYYVPNNYAMVLVGDLDFEKTIQLIDQYFGVLPYRELPKKTPVVEQALTEIVKRTVKSPTTPRVQLAWRTQSYGSREAMLADIVVNILSNRGEAGLLDLNINQTQRMLWAQAFSVGLKQYGYFSIVAVPKENQTLDEARNMVLEQIELVKKGEFPDWMLPAIINDFKLQRMKGLETAEGLATNLYDTYIKGRTWEQELNEMDEYASFTKEEVVDFAKSFFLDNYVIIDKEKGVNDKLVRVENPGITPIKINRDTQSEFLKQMLAEKTGDIQPEFIDYNKEILTDTIKDKKVSFVKNKYNEIAQAYFIFPFGSDNDRDLGISTQVLQYLGTEKFSPEDLKKEFFKIGVSNDFKTTSDQLLISLSGLEENIQKGIELLQHWMYQIKPDQEVYNQFVETVLENREATKKDKNRIMTALTNYTKFGKFSRYTDVISKEQLESSRVEEFTDRMKKLFKFPYQLFFYGKDYNHFKEYIGQFIEPATLEIPEPKQYPEPETKGQVYFIGYDMVQMEMSKVGRGHNVNINNFGKINVFNEYFGRGLSSIVFQEIRESKSLAYSAYVSYAANAESGHHDYVTTYIGTQPDKLQIAVDTMTDLMNELPDVAIQFDNAKNTALKQIASTRITRTNIFFNTLRLKKLGLAHDFRKNIYEQIQNLTFNDLKSFYHTEIKPLHFNTAIIGKKENLDMNAVNEMGTFKEVSLKDIFGH, encoded by the coding sequence ATGATTGACACTGAAAAACGATATAAAGAGACGATTCATACAGATAAAAACAATTACGAATATATTACGATTACCCATGACGAAAATAAAGTAAGAATGTATACCCTGAATAATGGGTTGAAAGTTTTTCTTGCTCAAAATTTTGATGCACCGAGAATACAGACTTTTATTCCGGTGAGAACGGGGAGTAATAATGATCCTTCTGACAATACAGGCTTAGCACATTACCTTGAACATATGATGTTTAAGGGAACCTCAAAAATCGGAACCACAGATTGGAATAAAGAAAAAGTTTTACTGGATCAGATCTCTGAATTATATGAAGAACATAAAGCAGAACAGGATCCTGAAAAAAAGAAAGAGATTTATAAAAAAATAGATGAGGTATCTCAGGAGGCCAGTCAGTATGCTATTGCCAATGAATATGATAAGGTGATTTCATCATTAGGAGCCAGTGGAACTAATGCCCATACATGGTTTGATGAAACGGTTTATAAAAATAATATTCCGAATAATGAAATTGAGAAATGGTTAAGAACTGAAAAGGAAAGATTTTCAGAAATTGTTTTGCGTCTTTTTCATACGGAGCTTGAGTCGGTGTATGAAGAATTCAACAGGGCTCAGGATAATGATTCGAGATTAGTCAATTATGAATTGATGGATGCTCTTTTTCCAACCCATCCGAATGGGCAACAAACGACATTAGGGAAACCGGAGCATTTGAAAAACCCTTCGATGAAGGCCATTCATAAGTATTTTGATGAATATTATGTGCCTAATAACTATGCCATGGTTTTGGTAGGTGATTTGGATTTTGAAAAAACCATTCAGCTTATTGATCAATATTTTGGAGTACTTCCCTATAGAGAATTACCAAAGAAAACTCCGGTTGTTGAGCAGGCTCTTACGGAAATTGTTAAAAGAACCGTGAAAAGTCCGACGACGCCAAGAGTTCAGCTGGCATGGAGAACTCAGAGTTATGGAAGCAGAGAAGCGATGCTGGCAGATATTGTTGTCAATATTCTGAGTAATAGAGGAGAGGCAGGACTACTGGATTTAAATATTAATCAGACACAAAGAATGCTTTGGGCACAGGCTTTTTCTGTAGGATTAAAACAATATGGTTACTTTTCCATTGTAGCTGTTCCTAAAGAAAACCAGACGTTGGATGAAGCAAGAAATATGGTTCTTGAGCAGATTGAACTGGTGAAAAAAGGTGAATTTCCTGATTGGATGCTGCCAGCCATTATCAATGATTTTAAATTGCAGAGGATGAAAGGGCTGGAAACAGCAGAGGGACTTGCTACCAATCTCTATGATACTTATATTAAAGGAAGAACATGGGAACAGGAGCTGAATGAAATGGATGAATATGCCAGCTTTACAAAAGAAGAAGTTGTAGACTTTGCGAAATCCTTCTTTCTAGATAATTATGTAATTATTGATAAAGAAAAAGGAGTCAACGATAAGTTGGTCAGAGTAGAAAATCCTGGAATTACACCTATTAAGATTAACAGGGATACCCAATCAGAGTTTTTAAAGCAAATGCTTGCTGAAAAAACCGGAGATATTCAACCTGAGTTTATCGACTACAATAAAGAGATTTTAACGGATACGATTAAAGATAAAAAGGTAAGTTTCGTTAAAAATAAATACAACGAGATTGCTCAGGCTTATTTTATTTTTCCTTTTGGAAGTGATAACGACAGAGATTTGGGAATTTCAACCCAGGTTCTTCAGTATTTAGGTACTGAAAAATTTTCTCCGGAAGATCTGAAAAAAGAATTCTTTAAAATAGGAGTAAGCAATGACTTTAAAACAACCAGTGATCAGCTTTTGATTTCATTAAGTGGATTAGAGGAAAATATCCAAAAAGGGATTGAACTGCTTCAACATTGGATGTACCAGATAAAACCTGATCAGGAAGTTTATAATCAGTTTGTAGAAACTGTTCTGGAAAACAGAGAAGCAACGAAAAAGGATAAAAACCGGATCATGACAGCTTTAACGAATTATACCAAGTTCGGGAAGTTTTCAAGATATACAGATGTTATTTCTAAAGAACAGTTAGAGAGCAGCAGAGTAGAGGAGTTTACCGATCGGATGAAAAAACTCTTTAAATTCCCTTATCAATTGTTTTTTTACGGAAAAGACTATAACCATTTCAAAGAATATATTGGCCAGTTTATCGAGCCGGCAACCTTAGAGATTCCTGAACCTAAACAATATCCGGAGCCTGAAACTAAAGGTCAGGTTTACTTTATAGGATATGATATGGTGCAGATGGAGATGAGCAAAGTCGGAAGAGGTCATAACGTCAATATCAATAACTTTGGAAAGATTAATGTTTTCAATGAATACTTCGGAAGAGGACTTTCGTCTATTGTGTTCCAGGAAATCCGGGAAAGTAAAAGCTTAGCATATTCTGCTTATGTTTCTTACGCGGCTAATGCCGAATCCGGACACCATGATTACGTAACTACCTACATCGGAACACAACCGGACAAATTACAGATCGCAGTAGATACCATGACGGATTTAATGAATGAGCTTCCTGATGTGGCTATTCAGTTTGATAATGCTAAAAATACGGCATTGAAACAAATTGCTTCAACAAGAATTACCAGAACAAATATCTTTTTCAATACATTGCGATTAAAGAAGCTGGGACTTGCTCATGATTTCAGGAAAAATATTTACGAACAGATCCAGAATCTTACATTCAATGATCTTAAGTCTTTTTATCATACTGAGATTAAGCCTCTGCATTTCAATACGGCTATTATTGGTAAAAAAGAAAACCTCGATATGAATGCGGTCAATGAAATGGGAACATTTAAAGAAGTTAGTTTAAAAGATATTTTTGGACACTAG
- a CDS encoding RagB/SusD family nutrient uptake outer membrane protein — MKRIFLLLTGLFLISCESDFLQRDPITDITKDNFFNNPQDLETYTNGFYKYISAPYTDVFSDNISIYTGAHNIDNMVRGSLTPANVDGWDWKELRSINYMIENSGKATGDQSLIKHYKGVARFFRANFYFNMVKKYGDVPWYSNTIGSSDDAMLYKAKDPRTLVMDSVMSDLEYASAHVLPAKTNNTMITKWAALTLLARVALYEGSFRKYHDELGLQSTSGKFLNRAITASQDIISNGGFSIYNTGKGAEDFRALFASNMLDGNKEVIFLQKNNKDQGISNNTHTVLGWQWALNGSLADEFLMKDGSAFTSIADYDKKGFTEVFANRDPRMAETIMPPGFATIPGGAPYLVQPAFGGYLQIKFYPRDPSLRGGWELNYTDLPIFRYAEVVLINAEAKAELGTLTQGDLDNTVNFLRRRVKMPDLSMVAANTTPDNYLAQQYPNVSGSNKGVILEIRRERRVELACENKRLDDLFRWKSGALLGQSSKGFYVPGLGAVDVTGDGKPDIAILEAPGKEDPLNGLPANIRANLTKYYISDGIFYLSDGTSGHIMFVKDKVLPRTFINPKYYYLPIPANQLILNPKLKQPPGW; from the coding sequence TTGAAAAGAATTTTTCTTTTGTTGACAGGATTGTTTTTAATATCCTGCGAAAGCGATTTTCTTCAGAGAGATCCTATTACGGATATTACAAAAGATAACTTCTTCAATAATCCCCAGGATTTAGAAACCTATACCAATGGTTTTTATAAATACATTTCAGCACCGTATACCGATGTGTTTTCAGATAATATATCCATATACACAGGAGCCCATAATATCGATAATATGGTAAGAGGTTCCCTTACACCCGCCAATGTAGACGGATGGGACTGGAAAGAACTGCGTTCTATTAATTACATGATAGAAAACTCAGGAAAGGCAACCGGTGATCAGTCTCTGATCAAGCATTATAAAGGAGTTGCCAGATTTTTCAGAGCCAACTTCTATTTCAATATGGTTAAAAAATATGGAGATGTACCCTGGTATTCCAATACGATCGGGAGCAGTGATGATGCAATGCTCTATAAGGCTAAAGATCCAAGGACATTGGTCATGGATTCTGTAATGAGTGATTTGGAGTATGCCTCAGCTCATGTATTGCCTGCTAAAACAAATAATACAATGATCACGAAATGGGCTGCTCTTACTTTGCTTGCCCGTGTTGCTTTATATGAAGGCTCTTTCAGAAAATACCATGATGAACTTGGATTGCAAAGCACTTCGGGAAAGTTTCTTAATCGTGCCATAACAGCTTCTCAGGACATTATAAGCAATGGTGGTTTCAGTATTTACAATACTGGAAAAGGAGCTGAAGACTTTCGTGCTCTATTTGCCAGTAATATGCTTGATGGGAATAAAGAAGTTATTTTTCTTCAAAAAAATAATAAAGATCAAGGGATAAGCAATAATACACATACTGTTTTAGGATGGCAATGGGCGTTGAATGGTAGTCTGGCAGATGAATTTCTAATGAAAGACGGTTCAGCTTTCACTTCAATTGCCGATTATGACAAAAAAGGCTTTACAGAAGTATTTGCCAATCGAGACCCTCGTATGGCGGAAACGATCATGCCTCCGGGGTTTGCAACAATCCCTGGTGGTGCCCCTTATTTGGTTCAGCCGGCTTTTGGGGGATATTTACAAATTAAGTTTTATCCAAGAGATCCGTCGCTTAGGGGAGGGTGGGAGCTAAATTATACTGATCTTCCTATATTTAGATATGCTGAGGTAGTATTAATTAATGCAGAAGCCAAAGCAGAGCTGGGAACTTTAACACAAGGTGATCTTGATAATACCGTAAACTTTTTACGAAGAAGGGTTAAAATGCCTGATCTTTCTATGGTAGCAGCTAATACTACACCGGATAACTATCTGGCACAACAATATCCAAACGTTAGCGGAAGTAACAAAGGAGTTATTCTGGAGATCAGACGTGAGCGCAGAGTAGAGTTGGCTTGTGAAAATAAACGGCTTGATGACTTATTTCGCTGGAAATCCGGTGCTTTATTAGGACAATCTTCCAAAGGGTTCTATGTTCCGGGGCTAGGAGCTGTTGATGTAACCGGTGACGGAAAACCCGATATTGCTATTCTTGAAGCTCCCGGAAAAGAAGATCCTCTGAATGGCCTTCCTGCAAATATTAGAGCTAATCTAACTAAATACTATATTTCAGATGGTATATTCTATCTTTCGGATGGAACTTCCGGTCATATTATGTTCGTAAAAGATAAAGTACTTCCGAGAACTTTTATCAATCCGAAATACTACTATCTTCCAATACCGGCAAATCAGCTAATTTTAAACCCTAAGCTTAAACAACCTCCGGGCTGGTAA
- a CDS encoding metallophosphoesterase family protein, translated as MKRRKFLTKVPLAVSALMLSGTATELLAATQKGQNVNSKKKLLLTAAHITDVHLPADPKVMERFLKCLKEIKTQKVDFFLNTGDSIMAVDRDNSTRQEVYDQWSAWDNCIKEIADYDMYSCVGNHDIWWAGGKSDEMYGVPYAAKRLKMPKRYYSTKKGKWHFIMLDGNNSGVSLDPEQMNWLTQELDRIPKGEYVLIMSHYPILTVTGSWEGGQHKDHIALKDLFYKHKDKVKGCLSGHQHLLDRAWYNDVYYFCNGAMSGFWWGEGDKRSAKPFYYQETPPGYAILKFYDDGSFENEYIVHHY; from the coding sequence ATGAAAAGAAGAAAGTTTTTGACAAAGGTCCCGCTTGCAGTCTCTGCATTAATGCTTAGTGGAACAGCGACTGAGCTTTTAGCTGCGACCCAGAAAGGTCAAAATGTAAATTCTAAAAAGAAACTTCTGCTGACAGCAGCGCATATTACTGATGTACATTTACCGGCGGACCCTAAAGTGATGGAGAGGTTTTTAAAATGCCTTAAAGAAATTAAAACCCAAAAGGTGGATTTCTTTCTGAATACCGGCGACTCTATTATGGCTGTAGATCGGGACAACTCTACACGTCAGGAAGTCTATGATCAGTGGAGTGCCTGGGATAATTGTATTAAAGAAATTGCAGACTATGATATGTATAGCTGTGTGGGGAATCATGATATTTGGTGGGCCGGTGGAAAGTCTGATGAAATGTATGGGGTACCCTATGCAGCTAAAAGACTTAAAATGCCTAAACGTTACTATAGTACTAAAAAAGGAAAATGGCATTTTATAATGTTGGATGGTAACAATTCGGGTGTTAGCTTGGATCCTGAACAAATGAACTGGTTAACACAGGAGCTTGACCGTATTCCTAAGGGAGAGTATGTACTCATCATGTCGCATTATCCGATACTTACTGTCACCGGAAGCTGGGAAGGGGGACAACATAAGGATCATATAGCACTAAAGGATCTTTTTTATAAGCATAAAGATAAGGTAAAAGGATGTCTTAGCGGACATCAGCATTTGCTGGACAGAGCCTGGTACAATGATGTATACTATTTTTGTAACGGTGCGATGTCTGGATTTTGGTGGGGAGAAGGAGATAAACGTTCTGCGAAACCTTTCTATTATCAGGAAACCCCTCCAGGATATGCCATATTGAAATTTTATGATGACGGCTCATTTGAGAATGAATATATAGTACACCACTATTAA
- a CDS encoding IS5 family transposase, with protein sequence MYPTDLTQTQWQFIKKALDFDDRKRKYDLVVIWNAISYLVKTGCQWRLLPHDFPKWQLVYYYYSKWSNLEIFDLLLSKLREEVRRNRGQKAQASLGIIDSQSVRWGNNRSLNGFDGGKKIKGIKRHVVVDKNGFLLAVMVSVANVHESKAALLLIKTLRYLLIPLQVILADGGYRGEIIEEIRIKFNYIIQIVMRSDKKVKGFEPIHKRWIIERTFAWFDNDRRLCRNYELLMESSENMVKLSAIKLLLNKI encoded by the coding sequence ATGTATCCAACGGACTTAACCCAAACTCAGTGGCAATTTATAAAAAAAGCATTAGATTTTGATGACAGAAAACGAAAATATGATTTGGTTGTCATTTGGAATGCTATCAGTTATTTAGTAAAAACAGGCTGTCAATGGAGACTTTTACCTCATGATTTTCCCAAATGGCAATTGGTTTATTACTATTATTCAAAATGGTCAAATCTGGAGATTTTCGATTTATTATTATCAAAATTGAGAGAGGAAGTACGACGAAACAGGGGTCAGAAAGCGCAGGCAAGTTTAGGAATTATTGACAGTCAAAGTGTTCGTTGGGGAAATAACCGTTCACTCAATGGCTTTGACGGAGGTAAAAAAATAAAAGGAATCAAGAGACACGTTGTGGTAGACAAAAATGGTTTTTTGTTAGCCGTAATGGTAAGTGTAGCCAATGTTCATGAGAGTAAGGCTGCATTGTTACTGATCAAAACACTGCGATATTTACTAATTCCGCTTCAGGTAATCCTGGCGGACGGAGGTTATAGAGGAGAGATTATTGAGGAAATAAGAATTAAGTTTAATTATATCATTCAGATCGTAATGCGGAGTGACAAAAAAGTAAAAGGGTTTGAGCCAATTCATAAACGATGGATTATAGAGCGTACATTTGCTTGGTTTGATAACGATAGAAGATTATGCAGAAATTATGAACTCTTAATGGAATCCTCTGAAAACATGGTCAAATTATCCGCCATAAAATTATTACTGAATAAAATTTAA
- a CDS encoding SusC/RagA family TonB-linked outer membrane protein translates to MRRSSLIAAGSLRAAIVFFTCTSYTAIAQQTLLKKENSKKNDTLEKSKDIDEVVVVGFGKQKKINLTGAVDMVSGKKLENRPITNIGAGLQGLIPNLNITIDNGRATSGTNFNIRGFTSVNGGNPLILVDNVPYSGEELTRLNPADIENVSVLKDASSAAIYGARAAFGVVLITTKSAKGGQLNVSVNTNTAYRTIGKLPELVTDPLTVMQYKHDAATPLYNLYPENEREYARQIANNPNLPRVILNPSDPTSWAYYGSTNWLKEAYNSIAPTYTTNMSISRKMEKVGYLLSGEYYRQDGMLRYGNDIYNRYNMRGKVDLNINPWLDLSTNTAFTFSDYDSPVFIDNNFFWNVNRTPSLSVLRNPDGSWTNDGANILGRLQDGGRSKNEYRQTQISFVANASLIKKIWDLKAEATFRNTSSLIRSYDIPVAYETGPDKPISYTGATTSWAKNENMSGRYYVYNLYTDFHKNFGGHYLQLLGGFNQEYTKYSYFSAKKNNILSTSLPSIGLSTGTMEETENIIEWALQGVYYRAAYNFKNKYLVELNGRYDGSSRFPKGKRWGFFPSASAGWVLSDESFFSGIKNALGFNLLKFRGSYGSLGNQDLLDRNKNTIAYPYIPTMTTGTVGQILGNTRPIGVYAPGAVSDNFTWENVSTINFGVDLSLFNNRLQLNFDKYTRYTKDMLVPGKILPNVFGTTEPKVNAGDLKTKGWEFRLGWNDQFNMGGSPFHYNVTFVLADSRSFITKFDNPGKLLSGYYEGQEIGEIWGADIEGFFKDEADIKNHPNQTAMGTDDQSYKFYPGDPKFRDRNGDGKVDVGDKTVNNPGDLYVVGNTSARFPFSLDLSGDWKGIDLRIFLQGVGKRDWYPGASTIYFWGVYAQPWTNVTQQNLDHWTPENPNAYFPAVRAYTAEDDMQQLGIPNKRYMQDASYVRVKNITIGYSLPLKETSKVHFNKIRFYFSAENIFELSHLKVKLDPETLGQAAYPFQRTYSFGMNLNF, encoded by the coding sequence ATGAGAAGAAGCTCGTTAATTGCAGCAGGCTCTTTGAGGGCAGCTATTGTATTTTTCACCTGTACCTCCTACACAGCAATAGCTCAGCAAACGCTTTTAAAGAAAGAAAATTCTAAAAAAAATGACACACTGGAAAAATCTAAAGATATAGATGAGGTGGTAGTTGTAGGTTTTGGAAAGCAAAAGAAAATTAATCTTACCGGTGCGGTGGATATGGTTTCGGGGAAAAAACTGGAAAACAGACCTATAACCAATATTGGTGCGGGACTCCAAGGGCTTATTCCCAACCTGAATATCACTATTGATAACGGAAGAGCAACATCAGGAACCAACTTTAATATAAGAGGTTTTACGAGTGTAAATGGAGGCAATCCACTGATACTAGTAGATAACGTACCTTATAGTGGAGAGGAGCTGACAAGATTGAATCCCGCAGATATAGAAAATGTATCTGTTTTGAAAGATGCATCTTCCGCTGCAATATATGGAGCAAGAGCAGCATTTGGTGTGGTATTGATCACCACAAAAAGTGCAAAAGGAGGACAGCTTAACGTATCTGTCAATACCAATACAGCTTACAGAACAATCGGCAAATTACCGGAGCTGGTAACTGACCCTTTAACCGTTATGCAATATAAGCACGATGCTGCAACTCCATTGTATAATTTATATCCTGAAAATGAAAGAGAATATGCCAGGCAGATTGCAAACAATCCTAATCTTCCACGTGTTATTCTGAATCCTTCAGATCCAACCTCGTGGGCTTATTACGGATCTACCAATTGGTTAAAAGAAGCTTATAATTCAATAGCACCTACCTACACTACTAATATGAGTATTTCCAGGAAGATGGAGAAAGTGGGTTATCTGCTTTCAGGAGAATATTACCGCCAGGATGGAATGCTTCGATACGGAAATGATATCTATAATAGATATAATATGAGAGGAAAAGTAGATCTTAATATTAATCCATGGCTGGATTTATCTACCAATACAGCATTTACATTTTCAGATTATGATTCTCCTGTTTTCATTGATAACAATTTTTTCTGGAACGTTAATCGGACACCGTCGTTAAGTGTACTCAGGAACCCCGATGGTAGCTGGACAAATGATGGAGCAAATATTTTGGGAAGATTACAGGATGGAGGACGGTCAAAGAATGAATACAGGCAGACGCAGATCTCTTTTGTGGCCAATGCTTCACTTATCAAAAAAATATGGGATTTAAAAGCTGAAGCAACGTTTAGAAATACATCGTCACTTATCCGTTCTTATGATATTCCGGTAGCTTATGAAACAGGACCTGACAAACCCATCTCTTACACCGGAGCTACAACCTCGTGGGCAAAGAATGAAAATATGTCCGGAAGGTATTATGTATATAATTTGTATACTGATTTTCATAAGAACTTTGGAGGCCACTACCTCCAGTTATTAGGAGGCTTTAACCAGGAATATACTAAGTACAGCTATTTTTCAGCCAAAAAAAATAATATTTTATCTACTTCCCTGCCTTCCATAGGACTGAGTACCGGAACCATGGAGGAAACAGAAAATATTATAGAATGGGCTTTGCAGGGCGTATATTACAGGGCAGCATATAATTTTAAGAATAAATACCTGGTAGAATTAAACGGTCGTTATGATGGTTCTTCCCGGTTTCCTAAAGGAAAACGCTGGGGATTCTTCCCATCGGCATCTGCCGGTTGGGTACTGTCGGATGAGAGCTTCTTCTCCGGTATAAAGAACGCTTTAGGCTTTAATTTATTAAAATTCAGAGGATCATATGGATCTCTAGGAAACCAGGATCTTCTGGATAGAAATAAGAATACCATTGCATATCCATATATTCCGACAATGACCACGGGAACCGTAGGGCAAATATTAGGAAATACACGTCCTATTGGTGTTTATGCGCCGGGAGCTGTTTCCGATAATTTTACCTGGGAAAATGTTTCTACCATTAACTTTGGTGTAGACCTTTCCCTTTTTAATAATAGGTTACAATTAAATTTCGATAAATATACCCGCTATACTAAAGATATGCTGGTTCCGGGGAAGATTCTTCCCAATGTGTTTGGGACGACAGAACCTAAAGTAAATGCAGGAGATCTTAAAACTAAAGGCTGGGAGTTCAGATTGGGCTGGAATGATCAATTCAACATGGGTGGCTCTCCCTTCCACTATAATGTCACTTTTGTACTTGCAGACAGCCGATCATTTATTACCAAGTTTGATAATCCCGGGAAATTGCTGTCGGGATACTATGAAGGTCAGGAAATCGGAGAGATTTGGGGAGCGGATATAGAAGGTTTCTTTAAAGATGAAGCTGATATTAAAAATCATCCTAATCAAACGGCAATGGGAACTGATGACCAATCCTATAAATTCTATCCTGGTGATCCCAAATTCAGAGATCGTAACGGGGATGGAAAAGTAGATGTGGGTGACAAAACCGTGAATAATCCTGGAGATTTATATGTTGTGGGAAATACTTCAGCCCGTTTTCCATTCAGCCTGGATCTTTCAGGAGACTGGAAGGGAATAGATCTCCGTATCTTCCTGCAGGGAGTGGGCAAAAGAGACTGGTATCCTGGTGCAAGCACTATTTATTTCTGGGGTGTTTATGCTCAGCCATGGACTAATGTTACTCAGCAGAACTTGGATCACTGGACACCGGAAAATCCCAATGCATATTTCCCTGCAGTAAGGGCATATACTGCAGAAGATGATATGCAACAATTAGGTATTCCTAATAAAAGATACATGCAGGACGCTTCTTATGTCCGTGTAAAGAACATTACTATTGGCTATTCCTTGCCATTGAAAGAGACATCCAAAGTACATTTTAATAAGATCCGTTTTTATTTCAGTGCTGAGAACATTTTTGAACTGTCACACCTCAAAGTAAAACTGGATCCTGAAACTCTTGGACAAGCTGCCTATCCCTTCCAGCGTACCTATTCTTTTGGTATGAATCTAAACTTTTAA